The Toxorhynchites rutilus septentrionalis strain SRP chromosome 1, ASM2978413v1, whole genome shotgun sequence genome contains the following window.
TGTAAAACGTGTAAACAGCTCTAACAGTTCCGAAAGATGTCACACACTGTGAATTTTCAGTGAAAACATGTGAACATAAGTTCAAAAAGTGGTCTACAtccttgaataaaatattgaagTTATTTTCGATACTTGAGCGTGGTCGTGGGTGTCACCCTCAGTGGGGTGTTATCACCCGGAGCGGCCCCCTCACCCCCCGTACACTACGCCACTGATCATGTGAATCTCGCTCCCAACATGCATCTACAGACTTCCCACCTCGCTGTTTCCGTCTCGCTATTTCTGTGCGCACATCCCGTCTCgctcgtttttgacgtaggattacgtatgTCGGGAACATATTGTAAATATAAATCACTTTCTCTAGCATTCCGTACAGGTACGCGTACTTGATATCAAATGTCTAACCTGCAACTTCTGGTATCCGGCTATGGTAAGAAAACGACGAAATGTAGACTGCTGAACAACAAGAACTCGTAGTCCCAACCGGAGCGTTGGCCAAATAATTGGTCTAAGCCTGGTTTTGGAACGATCGACATTTCCGGCTGCATTCAAATTTTCCTTATAAATCCATTTGCAGTCTATGACATTGAAACCATCCGGAGGATCTCCAAGTGTTGTTGAAAATGAGAGATTTGCATTTTTGTATCCCTTTCATCCAGTCATTTTTCTCTTTGCGCGTCGTAGTTTCTTGTAGCCTTCTCATGTCTGAGTACGTAATTGTTAAATCTCGCTGATAATCACCCTTATCCCGGAAGGGTGCGAATCGGGTtcgaaattagcacaatgttacACTCTGTAATCCGACCGAGATCGAGATGAAATTCCTGAACTAGTTCGGGCTCCGGAATATGGGTGAATATAACTTCGACTTTCGACGTTCGACTTCCGCTCCATTCAACTGGTCCCCTTCGGGCTCAGCTGACTCTTCATATCCAAATTCTCTTCGTCCTTTTTCCGGCTTCTTATCAGGCTTCGGTGACTCCTCTGTCGATTCTCCCATACTCCGTTCATCGGAATACGTCGGCATTCTCTTGTCCAAGCTCACGTCTTCCACAAACTTAGCATCCCGACTCATGGCAATGCGTTCGGTTTCCTTTTCATGGAATCGGTAAGCTTTAGTTGGTTAGAATATGTTCCCGCTTCTCGGCGGATTCGGCATCGGTTGACACCACTTTTCGAACAGCGAAGGTCCAATTGACCGTGACGGCACACTATTTTGAATGTATGTggctttattttattatttatatatattttttttatttttttacagtcTATTCCAGCATCAGGTTTGGTGATGTGGTACAACCTGGATAAAAAGAATAAACTTAAGCGCCAAGGGACCATAAGGATAAGACTGAACTTTAGTTCACAGAAAAACAACCAGGTGGCAGCACAAGAGCACCGACATTTGTTGAGAATACTTCTCCTGCACGAGCTTGAAACCTCCAAGGTAGCACAGTACTGGTGGTCGGGTAAATTTACTCCACAGGGTGAGTCTGTGCTGACTCAGCACTCTGCCCAAAGTAGTCTGCCGGCAACTGCGGTTGCATTTATCCAGTGGTCTGTGTACAGTGCCATTCACCTAGATCACCATCTGGCATTCAGTTTATTCGATTCGCTGTTGGAGAAAATCATACGGCCTATACAAACGAAATCGGCCTCGGACGAAGAGCTGAAACTATTCTGGGAGGCCACAAAAAAGCTGCTTCCTTCACTCTTTTCGGTGATTCGTAAATTGCGCAAAAAGACTGCTGGTGATAAGATGGTGATCAAAATGTTGACTGATGTGCTGAATATCCTTGCCAAGATATCAATGCTGACGCCGCCCGATGAGACAGACCTTTTTCCAGTTCAACAATATGCCTGGATTCGGCGGGCGAACGGCAATGAACCGAGCTGGGACATTCGAGAGGCGTTGAATAGCGCCGTTGTGTCTGGAGCCGAGAATTGGCTGAATGGCATAAAAGAATGTCATTTCACACAATCCGGATTAGATGAGGATCGTTTACAGAATTTAATCAAAATAATCCAACTGGTACGATCCGATATTCAACGTTCCATTGAATACTACGATAAACTTTTCCAAGAGTAAGTAACAGTCTGAAGAATACAATTATTCGTCTAACGTAAAATTTTCATCGTTCCAGGATTGTTCGCTTCCAGTATACCAAAGAGTTATATATTACTTACGAGTTAAAGTTGGCAGAACTGATTAAACCTACCGTGGAAGAAATTTGTCGCAGTTTGAAACGGATTGATATCCCGGAAGCAAGCGGAAATGGATTTATTGAGTTCGAAGACATAAATATGGGCACGACTCTATTCGAGTTGTACCTTGTCTTGAAACGATTTTCCACCCTCGGGCCGGCTCTGAGTCCTGGAGAATCCAACTTCGCAATTGACGAATATCATCGATGGTTCACGGGAGGGGTGACACATTGGTTGGATATTTCAGTCTACAAAGCATTGACCAGAATTCACAAAGCTATCGAGCTGGACAAACTACATCCAGTGGATGAAACAGTAAAATATTCTTCCTCGGCCGTAGACACTCTTGCGATATTCTACCAAATTAAGATATTTTGGCAACAACTCGCTTGGCCCGATATAGAGGGAGCTTACATTTTCGTTGCTAAAATTGTTGATGTAAGTTAATGTTGTTTTTGCATTGATTTCGCTTTATAATTCTGTGATTACAGGACATCTGCCGATGCTGTGTTTTCTATGCCGATCGCATGTCCACACGGGTTGAAAATCTTGGAGTGGTCGAACATATTTACGAGAAAAAATTCGAAGTTACACAAGAATGGTGCCTTGCAATCAACAATATCGACTACATTCGACAAAGTTTGAAGCCTTTTGCGTCTGAACTGGGAGTAGATGACATAATTGCGAAACTGGGCGATGTCCAAAGCCCCATCGAAGCAGAGCGTTGTGCCGAAACACTACGGGCTGTGCTCGAAAATGCCATTGATACTGaacgaaacaaaattttagaCTTGGTAGAAAAGTTGGCCAAGAAAATGGCTCCCGCCATGCGAAGATTTTTGGTGGAAGGAGCCGAACTACTACAACAGGACTCAAATTCGATGGATCGTCTGATGATGTATATGGAGGAATCGCTGGCAATGCTGAATAGTGAGCTCAATGAGACGAACTTTGAGCGTGTGCTAGACGCAATTTGGAGTGAACTAACAACCATATTATATGATCTCATTCAGAGTAATCTTGACGTAAGTACTGCGATCGATGCTGAATTTGATagttttattgttatttttgttATAATCGAAAAAATAACTTGGTGATTCTTGTACCGCGGGACCTTGAACTTACACTGGGACAATATCAT
Protein-coding sequences here:
- the LOC129763178 gene encoding protein unc-13 homolog 4B isoform X5 encodes the protein MDEEAMWRGMYDIIQEQKKQPVSEHQSIIQDLDGSFFEKFGSILRQKSEVHEEGLAAPLEPFPEESAEETYLTSQQACPEDEDAANETLPDSDYEEQQDKQNEFIGDAFGWNIEELYEEILFEILNNIGCENEELCEESLIHYVQEAFKISNETHEQILEAARSKEPPEICLNVEVIEAKELEPKDSNGLSDPFVTMFIASNPTHRYNTSVKSATLDPLWEEHFSLPIDENANDANLIVEVWDFDPAETVKEKMNKVFDVKGVRGLRKLMKEIAVTASTGKHDNELIGRASIPLKSIPASGLVMWYNLDKKNKLKRQGTIRIRLNFSSQKNNQVAAQEHRHLLRILLLHELETSKVAQYWWSGKFTPQGESVLTQHSAQSSLPATAVAFIQWSVYSAIHLDHHLAFSLFDSLLEKIIRPIQTKSASDEELKLFWEATKKLLPSLFSVIRKLRKKTAGDKMVIKMLTDVLNILAKISMLTPPDETDLFPVQQYAWIRRANGNEPSWDIREALNSAVVSGAENWLNGIKECHFTQSGLDEDRLQNLIKIIQLVRSDIQRSIEYYDKLFQEIVRFQYTKELYITYELKLAELIKPTVEEICRSLKRIDIPEASGNGFIEFEDINMGTTLFELYLVLKRFSTLGPALSPGESNFAIDEYHRWFTGGVTHWLDISVYKALTRIHKAIELDKLHPVDETVKYSSSAVDTLAIFYQIKIFWQQLAWPDIEGAYIFVAKIVDDICRCCVFYADRMSTRVENLGVVEHIYEKKFEVTQEWCLAINNIDYIRQSLKPFASELGVDDIIAKLGDVQSPIEAERCAETLRAVLENAIDTERNKILDLVEKLAKKMAPAMRRFLVEGAELLQQDSNSMDRLMMYMEESLAMLNSELNETNFERVLDAIWSELTTILYDLIQSNLDKRRPPAFFANLRDTLHIMVANFKTTRNQESEHASDKETLVHIERLLQLHGYETTDLIHQYYIDRLQEQEAQDDSEYGVLAVQCFFKDNILELEIMNARNLKPMDSNGSCDSFVRVHFIPEERFVGVIKPRTQSHSKTLFPLYDEKFIISFTPEQRAVKDAIILFSVKDKDLFGMSNQYLAECYLSFNDIANIASETGKIEQKHLKLTRPTRLDTDSIRALEYRQGDKQARDFIKKLRQKMGQ
- the LOC129763178 gene encoding protein unc-13 homolog 4B isoform X6 codes for the protein MSTFSLPRVFARERQNSDHFCFLKFGSLRLSKSFRSEKRSKSVARTDSVYGRAKSQPANGMYNLLPVPVVNRCGNLMRNQFRGVRKDVMERQATMMVHSMTIEELYEEILFEILNNIGCENEELCEESLIHYVQEAFKISNETHEQILEAARSKEPPEICLNVEVIEAKELEPKDSNGLSDPFVTMFIASNPTHRYNTSVKSATLDPLWEEHFSLPIDENANDANLIVEVWDFDPAETVKEKMNKVFDVKGVRGLRKLMKEIAVTASTGKHDNELIGRASIPLKSIPASGLVMWYNLDKKNKLKRQGTIRIRLNFSSQKNNQVAAQEHRHLLRILLLHELETSKVAQYWWSGKFTPQGESVLTQHSAQSSLPATAVAFIQWSVYSAIHLDHHLAFSLFDSLLEKIIRPIQTKSASDEELKLFWEATKKLLPSLFSVIRKLRKKTAGDKMVIKMLTDVLNILAKISMLTPPDETDLFPVQQYAWIRRANGNEPSWDIREALNSAVVSGAENWLNGIKECHFTQSGLDEDRLQNLIKIIQLVRSDIQRSIEYYDKLFQEIVRFQYTKELYITYELKLAELIKPTVEEICRSLKRIDIPEASGNGFIEFEDINMGTTLFELYLVLKRFSTLGPALSPGESNFAIDEYHRWFTGGVTHWLDISVYKALTRIHKAIELDKLHPVDETVKYSSSAVDTLAIFYQIKIFWQQLAWPDIEGAYIFVAKIVDDICRCCVFYADRMSTRVENLGVVEHIYEKKFEVTQEWCLAINNIDYIRQSLKPFASELGVDDIIAKLGDVQSPIEAERCAETLRAVLENAIDTERNKILDLVEKLAKKMAPAMRRFLVEGAELLQQDSNSMDRLMMYMEESLAMLNSELNETNFERVLDAIWSELTTILYDLIQSNLDKRRPPAFFANLRDTLHIMVANFKTTRNQESEHASDKETLVHIERLLQLHGYETTDLIHQYYIDRLQEQEAQDDSEYGVLAVQCFFKDNILELEIMNARNLKPMDSNGSCDSFVRVHFIPEERFVGVIKPRTQSHSKTLFPLYDEKFIISFTPEQRAVKDAIILFSVKDKDLFGMSNQYLAECYLSFNDIANIASETGKIEQKHLKLTRPTRLDTDSIRALEYRQGDKQARDFIKKLRQKMGQ
- the LOC129763178 gene encoding protein unc-13 homolog 4B isoform X4, with amino-acid sequence MEFQLNQLQFVFSCGWFDQSMEEVDCELADWELIDSTDEWVCLDLYLEDLQAYLKFRRQIQDLDGSFFEKFGSILRQKSEVHEEGLAAPLEPFPEESAEETYLTSQQACPEDEDAANETLPDSDYEEQQDKQNEFIGDAFGWNIEELYEEILFEILNNIGCENEELCEESLIHYVQEAFKISNETHEQILEAARSKEPPEICLNVEVIEAKELEPKDSNGLSDPFVTMFIASNPTHRYNTSVKSATLDPLWEEHFSLPIDENANDANLIVEVWDFDPAETVKEKMNKVFDVKGVRGLRKLMKEIAVTASTGKHDNELIGRASIPLKSIPASGLVMWYNLDKKNKLKRQGTIRIRLNFSSQKNNQVAAQEHRHLLRILLLHELETSKVAQYWWSGKFTPQGESVLTQHSAQSSLPATAVAFIQWSVYSAIHLDHHLAFSLFDSLLEKIIRPIQTKSASDEELKLFWEATKKLLPSLFSVIRKLRKKTAGDKMVIKMLTDVLNILAKISMLTPPDETDLFPVQQYAWIRRANGNEPSWDIREALNSAVVSGAENWLNGIKECHFTQSGLDEDRLQNLIKIIQLVRSDIQRSIEYYDKLFQEIVRFQYTKELYITYELKLAELIKPTVEEICRSLKRIDIPEASGNGFIEFEDINMGTTLFELYLVLKRFSTLGPALSPGESNFAIDEYHRWFTGGVTHWLDISVYKALTRIHKAIELDKLHPVDETVKYSSSAVDTLAIFYQIKIFWQQLAWPDIEGAYIFVAKIVDDICRCCVFYADRMSTRVENLGVVEHIYEKKFEVTQEWCLAINNIDYIRQSLKPFASELGVDDIIAKLGDVQSPIEAERCAETLRAVLENAIDTERNKILDLVEKLAKKMAPAMRRFLVEGAELLQQDSNSMDRLMMYMEESLAMLNSELNETNFERVLDAIWSELTTILYDLIQSNLDKRRPPAFFANLRDTLHIMVANFKTTRNQESEHASDKETLVHIERLLQLHGYETTDLIHQYYIDRLQEQEAQDDSEYGVLAVQCFFKDNILELEIMNARNLKPMDSNGSCDSFVRVHFIPEERFVGVIKPRTQSHSKTLFPLYDEKFIISFTPEQRAVKDAIILFSVKDKDLFGMSNQYLAECYLSFNDIANIASETGKIEQKHLKLTRPTRLDTDSIRALEYRQGDKQARDFIKKLRQKMGQ